The following are encoded together in the Bacillus cereus group sp. RP43 genome:
- a CDS encoding amidohydrolase: MKREWRSFISEENIMKWRRHFHKYPELSFHEKETSQFIYDTLCSFSYFEVTRPTEYSVLAIKRGTEQGKVVAIRADIDALPIQEETRKSYTSVNKGMMHACGHDAHAAILLSVAETIANTKEEFVGEIRLFFQHAEEVYPGGGQEMVEAGVMDGVDYVIGLHVMSGLESGKIGIVYGAMMAAPDVFTIEILGKGGHAARPEETIDPIAIGAQIITNLQHIVSRNTSAFMHRVVSVTQFHGGIADNIIPNTAALMGTVRSFNQTLRKEAEERIEQVVKGITEAHGGDYTYTYRYGYDPVINDEYITKVVEESALHLFGNERVVKLEPSMGGEDFSAYLRKAPGCFIKLGTGNKNIDTCYPHHHPKFDVDESALINGVELFLETIIRLLETDKT; encoded by the coding sequence ATGAAAAGAGAGTGGAGGAGTTTTATTTCAGAAGAAAATATCATGAAATGGAGACGGCATTTCCATAAGTATCCGGAATTATCGTTTCATGAAAAAGAAACTTCGCAATTTATATATGATACATTATGTTCATTTTCTTATTTTGAAGTAACGAGGCCAACGGAGTATAGTGTACTAGCAATTAAAAGAGGAACGGAACAAGGGAAAGTAGTTGCGATTCGAGCTGATATAGATGCTTTACCAATTCAAGAGGAGACAAGGAAATCTTATACGTCTGTGAATAAAGGAATGATGCACGCATGTGGGCATGATGCACATGCTGCTATTTTGTTAAGTGTTGCAGAGACGATAGCAAATACAAAGGAAGAGTTTGTAGGCGAAATTCGTCTATTTTTTCAGCATGCAGAAGAAGTATATCCTGGCGGCGGACAAGAAATGGTTGAGGCAGGTGTTATGGATGGTGTTGATTATGTAATAGGTTTACATGTTATGTCTGGATTGGAAAGCGGGAAGATTGGGATTGTGTACGGGGCGATGATGGCAGCACCAGATGTATTTACAATTGAAATTTTAGGAAAGGGGGGTCATGCGGCACGACCAGAAGAAACGATAGATCCTATTGCTATCGGAGCACAAATTATTACAAATTTACAACATATCGTATCAAGAAATACAAGTGCTTTTATGCATAGAGTAGTGTCAGTCACACAATTTCATGGGGGGATTGCCGATAATATCATTCCAAATACAGCAGCTTTAATGGGAACGGTTCGTTCTTTTAATCAAACATTAAGGAAAGAAGCAGAAGAGAGAATTGAGCAAGTCGTGAAAGGAATTACAGAAGCGCATGGAGGGGATTATACATATACGTATCGGTACGGATATGATCCAGTTATTAATGATGAATATATTACGAAAGTAGTAGAAGAAAGTGCACTACATTTGTTTGGGAATGAGCGTGTTGTGAAGCTGGAACCTTCTATGGGAGGAGAAGATTTTTCAGCGTATTTAAGAAAAGCACCTGGTTGTTTCATTAAATTAGGAACAGGGAATAAAAATATTGATACTTGTTATCCACATCATCATCCGAAATTTGATGTGGATGAATCGGCTTTAATTAATGGAGTGGAACTATTTTTAGAGACAATTATAAGACTACTAGAAACTGATAAAACATAA
- a CDS encoding teichoic acid D-Ala incorporation-associated protein DltX yields the protein MDRLKEIWSQPLTQWVAKTVYYLAILFALLWLYGFHDTNTSTFIYNEF from the coding sequence ATGGACAGATTAAAAGAGATATGGTCTCAACCACTCACACAATGGGTTGCAAAGACGGTTTATTACCTTGCAATTTTATTTGCATTACTTTGGTTGTATGGATTCCATGATACAAACACAAGTACATTTATTTACAACGAATTTTAG
- the dltA gene encoding D-alanine--poly(phosphoribitol) ligase subunit DltA, producing the protein MKLLEQIEKWAAETPDQTAFVWRDAKITYKQLKEDSDALAHWISSEYPDDRSPIMVYGHMQPEMIINFLGCVKAGHAYIPVDLSIPADRVQRIAENSGAKLLLSGTEVTVTDLPVRTVSEDNLKDIFFTHKGNTPNPEHAVKGDENFYIIYTSGSTGNPKGVQITYNCLVSFTKWAVEDFNLQTGQVFLNQAPFSFDLSVMDIYPSLVTGGTLWAIDKDMIARPKDLFASLEQSDIQVWTSTPSFAEMCLMEASFSESMLPNMKTFLFCGEVLPNEVARKLIERFPKATIMNTYGPTEATVAVTGIHVTEEVLDQYKSLPVGYCKSDCRLLIMKEDGTIAPDGEKGEIVIVGPSVSVGYLGSPELTEKAFTMIDGERAYKTGDAGYVENGLLFYNGRLDFQIKLHGYRMELEEIEHHLRACSYVEGAVIVPIKKGEKYDYLLAVVVPGEHSFEKEFKLTSAIKKELNERLPNYMIPRKFMYQSSIPMTPNGKVDRKKLLSEVTA; encoded by the coding sequence ATGAAGTTATTAGAACAAATTGAAAAGTGGGCTGCAGAAACGCCTGATCAAACCGCTTTTGTTTGGCGAGATGCGAAAATTACGTACAAACAATTAAAGGAAGATTCTGATGCGTTAGCACATTGGATTTCTTCTGAGTATCCAGATGATCGTTCACCAATTATGGTATATGGCCATATGCAACCTGAAATGATCATTAACTTTTTAGGGTGTGTGAAAGCTGGACATGCTTACATTCCTGTAGATTTATCTATCCCAGCTGATCGTGTACAACGTATCGCTGAAAATTCTGGTGCGAAATTACTTTTATCAGGAACAGAAGTAACTGTAACTGATTTACCCGTTCGCACTGTAAGTGAAGACAACTTAAAAGATATTTTCTTTACTCATAAAGGGAACACTCCAAATCCTGAACATGCGGTAAAAGGTGATGAGAACTTCTACATTATTTACACATCAGGAAGCACAGGTAATCCGAAAGGGGTTCAGATTACTTATAACTGTCTTGTTAGCTTTACAAAATGGGCTGTAGAAGATTTCAACTTACAAACAGGGCAAGTATTCTTAAACCAAGCACCTTTCTCATTCGATTTATCTGTAATGGATATTTACCCATCATTAGTAACAGGTGGTACACTTTGGGCAATCGATAAAGATATGATTGCACGTCCAAAAGACTTGTTTGCTTCTTTAGAGCAATCGGATATTCAAGTATGGACTTCAACACCATCTTTCGCTGAAATGTGTTTAATGGAAGCATCTTTCTCTGAGAGTATGCTACCAAACATGAAAACATTCTTATTCTGCGGTGAAGTGTTACCAAATGAAGTGGCTAGAAAATTAATTGAGCGTTTCCCGAAAGCTACAATTATGAATACGTACGGTCCAACAGAAGCTACTGTTGCTGTAACAGGTATTCACGTTACAGAAGAAGTGCTTGATCAATACAAATCACTTCCAGTTGGCTACTGTAAATCAGACTGTCGCCTTCTTATTATGAAAGAAGATGGTACAATTGCACCCGATGGTGAAAAAGGTGAAATCGTAATTGTCGGTCCAAGCGTAAGCGTTGGATATTTAGGAAGCCCTGAATTAACAGAAAAAGCATTTACTATGATTGACGGTGAGCGCGCCTATAAAACAGGCGATGCTGGCTATGTAGAAAATGGTCTTCTATTCTATAATGGTCGTCTTGATTTCCAAATTAAGCTTCATGGTTATCGAATGGAATTAGAAGAAATTGAGCATCATCTTCGTGCATGTTCTTACGTAGAAGGAGCAGTTATTGTTCCAATTAAAAAAGGTGAGAAATACGATTATTTATTAGCGGTTGTTGTTCCTGGAGAGCATTCGTTTGAAAAAGAATTCAAATTAACATCTGCAATAAAAAAAGAACTCAATGAGCGATTACCAAACTACATGATTCCACGTAAATTCATGTATCAATCTTCTATTCCAATGACCCCAAATGGAAAGGTAGATCGCAAAAAATTATTGAGTGAGGTTACAGCATGA
- the dltB gene encoding D-alanyl-lipoteichoic acid biosynthesis protein DltB, producing MTAYGSFYFFAIVGILLIPTIIAGLKGKMLRKYNAVLTLVMLVIIFSDKPKQAMMLAAFIIWQYALIKGYLMLRKQNNSTFTFCMAVILSILPLILAKIAPFVPELHFIVFAGMSYVTFRAVQMVFEVRDNLIKELSFFNFWEFVLFFPAISSGPIDRYRRFQKDIQKPPSAEEYQKLLYTGLNRIFQGFLYKFIIAHLITTYLVKAVFANQDTLLSNVIFMYATSMQLFFDFAGYSAFVIGISYMMGIKTPENFNKPFLSRNIKDFWNRWHMSLSFWFRDFIYMRFVFFATKKKLIKNRYTISYIGAFLNFFIMGIWHIQGSAVAQYVIYGLYHAALFILFDIFERKNKKHKFWPNNKFTHVLAIVITFHVVCFGFLIFSGHLNRYF from the coding sequence ATGACCGCATATGGATCATTTTATTTTTTCGCTATAGTGGGCATTTTATTAATACCTACTATCATAGCTGGATTAAAAGGTAAAATGTTGCGTAAATATAATGCCGTTCTAACATTAGTAATGCTCGTTATTATCTTCTCTGATAAACCAAAGCAAGCAATGATGTTAGCAGCATTTATTATTTGGCAATATGCCCTTATTAAAGGCTATTTAATGTTAAGAAAACAAAATAATAGTACATTCACATTTTGTATGGCTGTTATTTTATCGATTTTACCTCTTATTTTGGCAAAAATCGCACCGTTTGTACCTGAATTGCATTTTATTGTTTTCGCAGGTATGTCTTACGTAACATTTAGAGCTGTACAAATGGTATTTGAAGTTCGCGATAACTTAATTAAAGAACTTTCCTTCTTTAATTTCTGGGAATTCGTTTTATTCTTCCCTGCGATTTCAAGTGGACCTATCGATCGTTACCGAAGATTCCAAAAAGATATCCAAAAGCCACCTAGTGCTGAGGAGTATCAAAAATTATTATATACAGGGCTTAACCGTATTTTCCAAGGTTTTCTGTATAAATTTATAATCGCGCATTTGATAACAACATATCTTGTAAAAGCAGTATTCGCCAATCAAGATACACTTTTATCTAATGTGATTTTTATGTACGCTACTAGCATGCAATTATTCTTTGACTTTGCAGGTTATAGTGCGTTCGTAATTGGTATCAGTTACATGATGGGAATTAAAACTCCAGAAAACTTTAATAAGCCATTCCTTAGTCGTAATATTAAAGACTTCTGGAACCGCTGGCACATGAGTTTATCATTCTGGTTCCGTGATTTCATCTACATGCGTTTCGTCTTTTTTGCAACGAAGAAAAAGTTAATTAAGAACCGTTACACAATTTCGTATATCGGTGCATTTTTAAACTTCTTCATTATGGGAATTTGGCACATCCAAGGAAGTGCTGTTGCGCAGTATGTTATTTATGGGCTATATCATGCCGCCTTGTTTATTTTATTCGATATTTTCGAACGAAAAAACAAGAAGCATAAGTTTTGGCCAAACAATAAATTTACACACGTCCTTGCGATTGTAATTACGTTCCACGTTGTATGTTTCGGTTTCCTAATTTTCTCTGGACACCTTAACAGATACTTTTAA
- the dltC gene encoding D-alanine--poly(phosphoribitol) ligase subunit DltC produces the protein MAEFKEQVLDILEEVCENDIVKENLDVQLFEEGILDSFAVVSLLVEFQERLDIEVSISDFDRDEWATPNMVIKKLEEIR, from the coding sequence ATGGCAGAATTCAAAGAGCAAGTATTAGATATTTTAGAAGAAGTATGTGAAAACGATATTGTGAAAGAAAACTTAGATGTTCAATTATTTGAAGAGGGTATTCTTGATTCTTTCGCTGTAGTATCTTTATTAGTTGAATTCCAAGAGCGTTTAGATATTGAAGTTTCTATTTCTGATTTTGACCGTGATGAGTGGGCTACACCAAATATGGTTATTAAAAAGTTGGAAGAAATCCGATGA
- the dltD gene encoding D-alanyl-lipoteichoic acid biosynthesis protein DltD, translated as MNKAKFGPMLLALALFAVFLLIPTRFLLPLLSDEKVEQAATSLKEEKIQSMILQQKMLADPKYLPMYGSSEFARMDAFHPSNYFKVKPEGFTPFLLGRGGTQDLVHVLNFASTMDQLKDKKMIFVLSPQWFVPQGIDETHFAPNFSKQQGYHFIFNDDLKPEMKKQIAKRLLNFEIVKKETLLKISLEGIAYDDTKYKVKALAAKPFAYIYRNILDRKDLFTAMFNIKPHKEKLDPSLKQMNWEEARKHADQTGAVESGSNEYGIEDDYFNSKIKKKLKQREGYLKNDAYDQSPEYEDLQIVLDLLKQSGAKPLFISVPVKGPWYDYAGFPKEKRELYYNKVHEQIKKAGYPIADFSNHEYDKYFLKDHMHLGWKGWVYIDEAIQQFYKAN; from the coding sequence ATGAACAAAGCAAAATTTGGTCCGATGCTTTTAGCATTGGCCCTTTTTGCTGTATTCTTACTTATTCCAACGCGCTTCCTACTTCCACTTTTAAGTGATGAGAAAGTAGAACAAGCTGCGACTTCTTTAAAAGAAGAAAAGATTCAAAGTATGATTTTACAGCAAAAGATGTTAGCAGATCCGAAATATCTTCCGATGTACGGTTCATCGGAATTCGCACGTATGGATGCTTTTCATCCATCGAATTATTTCAAAGTAAAGCCTGAAGGATTCACACCATTCCTACTTGGACGCGGCGGAACACAAGACCTTGTACATGTATTAAACTTCGCATCTACAATGGATCAATTGAAAGATAAGAAAATGATATTTGTTCTTTCTCCGCAATGGTTTGTACCACAAGGTATTGATGAGACACACTTTGCACCTAACTTTTCAAAACAACAAGGTTACCACTTCATTTTCAACGATGATTTAAAACCTGAAATGAAAAAACAAATTGCGAAGCGTTTATTAAACTTTGAGATTGTAAAAAAAGAAACTTTATTAAAAATTTCGCTTGAAGGTATCGCCTACGATGATACAAAGTATAAAGTAAAAGCACTTGCTGCTAAACCTTTCGCTTATATTTATCGTAACATTCTAGATCGTAAAGATTTATTTACAGCTATGTTTAATATTAAGCCGCATAAAGAAAAGCTTGACCCATCATTGAAACAAATGAACTGGGAAGAAGCTCGTAAACATGCTGATCAAACAGGTGCAGTAGAATCAGGCTCTAACGAATACGGTATCGAAGATGATTACTTCAATAGCAAAATTAAGAAGAAATTAAAGCAACGTGAAGGCTACTTAAAAAATGATGCTTATGACCAATCACCAGAGTATGAAGATTTACAAATTGTACTTGATTTATTAAAACAATCTGGTGCAAAACCACTCTTCATTTCTGTTCCTGTAAAAGGTCCTTGGTATGATTACGCTGGCTTCCCGAAAGAAAAACGCGAATTATACTACAATAAGGTTCATGAGCAAATTAAGAAAGCTGGCTATCCAATTGCTGACTTCTCAAATCATGAGTATGATAAGTACTTCTTAAAAGATCATATGCACTTAGGTTGGAAAGGCTGGGTTTACATCGACGAAGCTATCCAACAATTTTATAAAGCAAACTAA
- a CDS encoding nitronate monooxygenase, whose protein sequence is MSYKEGIGKVGGKMMFTSRVIDILQIKYPIIQAGMAGAITTPELVAAVSNSGGLGTLGAGYMSPEQIREAIYKIRELTNKPFGVNLLLTKEIQIEEEKVNEAKVLLSGVNRELGIEEEKTLKLPKSYKGQLQVLLEEKVPVVSFAFQTLEKEEIDALKREGIKIIGTATHVAEAKALAELGVDIIAGQGSEAGGHRGTFIGKEQDAMIGTFALIPQLVAEVPHIPIVAAGGVMNGQGLVAAFALGAEAVQMGSAFLTSEESITHDVYKKAILHSTDTSTTVTRAFSGKYARGIRNEFIEKHEGREENLPMYPVQNVLTSKIRQEAAKQNKEEYMSLWAGQASSLARTESAQHVVKRVMKEAENVIEQLQNVYTKRPLE, encoded by the coding sequence ATGTCATATAAAGAAGGTATAGGGAAAGTAGGAGGGAAAATGATGTTTACAAGTCGAGTAATAGATATATTACAAATTAAGTATCCCATCATTCAAGCAGGTATGGCAGGAGCGATTACAACGCCAGAACTTGTTGCAGCTGTGAGTAATAGCGGAGGATTAGGTACGCTTGGAGCAGGATATATGAGCCCAGAACAAATCCGTGAAGCGATTTATAAAATAAGGGAACTAACAAATAAGCCTTTCGGTGTTAATTTACTTTTAACGAAAGAGATACAGATAGAAGAAGAGAAGGTAAACGAGGCGAAAGTATTACTTAGTGGAGTGAATAGAGAATTAGGTATAGAGGAAGAAAAGACTTTAAAACTTCCAAAAAGCTATAAAGGACAATTACAAGTATTATTAGAGGAAAAGGTACCAGTCGTTAGTTTTGCATTTCAAACGTTAGAAAAAGAAGAAATAGATGCTTTGAAAAGGGAAGGGATAAAAATTATCGGAACAGCTACCCATGTAGCGGAAGCGAAAGCACTTGCCGAGTTAGGGGTAGATATTATCGCCGGGCAAGGTAGCGAGGCAGGAGGGCATAGAGGAACGTTTATTGGGAAAGAACAAGATGCGATGATTGGTACATTTGCATTAATCCCGCAATTAGTAGCGGAAGTACCTCATATCCCGATTGTCGCAGCAGGTGGTGTAATGAATGGACAAGGGCTTGTTGCGGCATTTGCGTTAGGGGCAGAAGCTGTTCAAATGGGATCAGCCTTTTTAACGAGTGAAGAAAGTATTACGCATGACGTGTATAAAAAAGCGATTTTACATAGTACGGATACGAGTACAACGGTAACCCGAGCGTTTTCTGGGAAATATGCACGGGGTATTCGCAATGAATTTATAGAGAAACATGAAGGAAGAGAAGAGAATTTACCGATGTATCCAGTGCAAAACGTATTAACTTCAAAAATACGTCAAGAAGCAGCGAAGCAAAATAAGGAAGAGTATATGTCGCTTTGGGCGGGACAAGCATCATCATTAGCACGAACGGAATCAGCTCAGCACGTAGTGAAACGTGTCATGAAAGAAGCGGAGAATGTAATTGAACAATTACAAAATGTATATACAAAAAGACCACTTGAATAA
- a CDS encoding LD-carboxypeptidase, which translates to MIYPNALKKGDTVMIVAPSGPPTLDNVLKGVNVLKEMGLSVIIGKSVYEKYGYLAGNDQVRLDDIHEAFTNNEVKAIFCARGGYGSARLLPYIQYEIIQRNPKIFWGYSDITALHTAFSRYAELVTFHGPMIEELGKGIDSLSLSSFNQLFHPYSSILYASECIVPTSCTVTGTLVGGNLTVLTSIIGSPYEINTANKLLLLEDIGEEPYRIDRMLNQLLLSGQFNECSGVIFTSCHDCNPSKPSQSLQTILYEYFTPYNIPVLFGLPIGHISPNIGIPLGATATINNKTVSISSGIATPCSN; encoded by the coding sequence ATGATTTATCCAAATGCGTTAAAAAAAGGTGATACAGTAATGATTGTTGCACCGTCTGGCCCACCAACACTTGATAATGTATTAAAAGGCGTGAACGTATTAAAAGAGATGGGATTATCCGTAATAATTGGAAAGAGTGTTTATGAAAAGTATGGATATTTAGCTGGAAATGATCAAGTCCGTCTTGATGATATACATGAAGCCTTTACCAACAATGAAGTGAAAGCAATTTTCTGTGCACGAGGTGGTTACGGAAGTGCTCGTCTCCTCCCTTACATTCAATATGAAATCATTCAACGGAATCCAAAGATTTTTTGGGGATATAGCGATATTACGGCTTTACATACTGCCTTTTCACGTTATGCAGAGCTTGTAACTTTTCATGGTCCAATGATTGAAGAATTAGGAAAAGGTATAGATTCTCTCTCTTTATCTTCTTTCAATCAACTATTCCATCCGTATTCATCTATCTTATATGCATCAGAATGTATCGTACCTACCTCTTGTACAGTTACAGGCACATTAGTTGGAGGGAATTTAACTGTGTTAACAAGTATAATCGGCTCGCCCTATGAGATAAATACGGCAAATAAACTTTTATTGCTTGAAGATATTGGTGAAGAACCGTACCGCATTGACCGGATGTTAAATCAACTACTTTTATCTGGACAGTTTAATGAATGCAGTGGCGTTATTTTTACAAGTTGTCACGACTGCAACCCTTCTAAACCGTCCCAATCATTGCAAACAATATTATATGAATATTTCACGCCATATAATATACCTGTGTTATTCGGTTTACCGATTGGACATATAAGTCCAAATATCGGTATTCCCCTCGGAGCTACAGCAACAATAAATAACAAAACTGTTTCTATTTCTTCTGGTATAGCCACTCCCTGCTCAAATTAA
- a CDS encoding SseB family protein translates to MKQIPVKKIEEVLVLAGEDKQKQKEFYELLLTTDFYVAGSLEAEDGATEGTLRLRHFQGEDRWIVPFFTQLEFVKDVLPEGTPLITIRGKELFGSIEKDATAVLNVGTDMSKTFIPEEIADIASGRIFNYYK, encoded by the coding sequence ATGAAGCAAATTCCAGTAAAAAAAATAGAAGAGGTACTCGTTTTAGCAGGAGAGGATAAACAAAAGCAAAAGGAATTTTATGAATTGCTCTTAACAACTGATTTTTATGTTGCTGGTTCATTAGAAGCAGAGGACGGAGCAACAGAAGGCACACTTCGTTTACGTCATTTCCAAGGAGAGGATAGATGGATCGTTCCATTCTTTACGCAATTGGAATTTGTAAAAGATGTGTTGCCAGAAGGGACACCCCTTATTACGATACGTGGAAAAGAATTATTTGGTAGTATCGAGAAAGATGCGACAGCTGTATTAAATGTTGGAACAGATATGAGTAAAACATTTATTCCAGAAGAAATTGCAGATATCGCATCTGGACGAATCTTTAATTATTATAAGTAA
- a CDS encoding cysteine hydrolase family protein produces MLKQAALIIIDVQEAFNLPYWGVRNNLFAEENMKSLLEEWRKRELLVIHIQHVNKENVESMFHLDAETVRFKKEVRPLPGEIIIQKVVNSAFIGTNLEEQLREQKCNTVVIVGLTTNHCVETTTRMAGNLGFTTYVVSDATATFNRIGPDETEYSAEDIHNMTLVNLHDEFAKIVTTEDALKLF; encoded by the coding sequence ATGCTTAAACAAGCAGCACTTATAATCATTGATGTACAGGAAGCATTCAACTTACCGTACTGGGGCGTGAGGAATAACCTTTTTGCGGAAGAAAATATGAAAAGTTTGTTAGAAGAATGGAGAAAAAGAGAATTACTAGTTATTCATATTCAGCATGTGAATAAAGAAAATGTGGAGTCAATGTTTCATCTAGATGCAGAAACAGTACGTTTTAAAAAAGAAGTGAGGCCATTACCAGGTGAGATTATTATTCAAAAGGTTGTTAACAGTGCATTCATTGGGACGAATTTAGAGGAACAATTAAGAGAGCAGAAATGTAATACTGTAGTGATTGTTGGATTAACGACAAATCATTGTGTAGAGACGACAACACGGATGGCAGGTAATTTAGGATTTACAACGTATGTAGTGAGTGACGCGACGGCTACTTTTAACCGCATCGGTCCAGATGAAACAGAGTATAGTGCAGAGGATATTCACAATATGACACTTGTAAACTTGCATGATGAATTTGCTAAAATCGTTACGACTGAAGATGCTTTAAAATTATTTTAA
- a CDS encoding carboxymuconolactone decarboxylase family protein, with translation MMERITLSNIGDTKFQKLLGHNPDILNSWSTLENTLYSTGTLSTELKEQVRRTLAFGNECPYCMAKGKPDDIQKIEEISVAVTFAHAFVHDQKAIDDNMFHVLKQYWTEKEIVELCAYICFITASQQLGFLFQLQPN, from the coding sequence ATGATGGAGAGAATTACATTATCAAATATAGGGGATACAAAGTTTCAAAAATTATTAGGCCATAATCCAGATATATTAAATTCGTGGAGTACGTTAGAGAATACATTGTATAGTACAGGGACCCTTTCCACAGAGTTAAAGGAGCAAGTAAGAAGAACATTAGCGTTTGGGAATGAATGTCCGTACTGTATGGCAAAGGGAAAGCCGGATGATATACAAAAGATAGAAGAAATTAGCGTAGCCGTTACTTTTGCACATGCATTTGTTCATGACCAAAAGGCGATAGATGATAATATGTTTCATGTATTAAAACAATATTGGACTGAAAAAGAAATTGTAGAGCTTTGTGCTTATATTTGTTTTATTACTGCTTCACAGCAACTTGGTTTTCTGTTTCAATTACAGCCCAATTAA
- a CDS encoding Lrp/AsnC family transcriptional regulator yields the protein MQLDRVDRKILNELYNDSRLSMRELAKRVNLSAPSTTERVRKLESEGIIQKYTIDIDYKKAGLVLDCILEITLKNGDTTRMQQFIQSYPSASFCYRVTGSLCYIVKISVPSLVELEEFINDVSSYATTVSHIVLSEVALTPDIEHIFPED from the coding sequence ATGCAATTAGATCGTGTTGATCGAAAAATTTTAAATGAATTATATAATGATAGTCGCCTTTCGATGCGTGAATTAGCAAAACGAGTAAACTTATCGGCTCCGTCTACTACAGAACGTGTTCGTAAACTTGAAAGTGAAGGAATTATTCAAAAATACACAATCGATATCGATTATAAAAAAGCAGGACTTGTTTTAGATTGTATTTTAGAAATCACTTTAAAAAATGGTGATACAACACGTATGCAACAGTTTATTCAGTCTTATCCATCTGCAAGTTTTTGTTACCGAGTAACAGGAAGCTTATGCTACATTGTAAAAATCTCTGTTCCTTCACTTGTTGAACTTGAAGAATTTATCAATGATGTTTCTTCATATGCAACGACAGTTTCTCATATCGTATTATCAGAAGTAGCTCTTACTCCGGATATTGAACATATCTTCCCAGAAGATTAA
- a CDS encoding DUF3913 family protein — MKIWFYEKTAQLDDLLGIWDNVPTIPRIGEKVELLKTVRIVTDIKYVKNGNNFRVEIITN; from the coding sequence TTGAAAATCTGGTTTTATGAAAAAACGGCACAATTAGATGACTTGCTTGGTATTTGGGACAATGTTCCGACCATCCCTCGAATTGGTGAAAAAGTTGAACTTCTAAAAACAGTTCGGATCGTTACAGATATTAAATATGTAAAGAACGGTAATAATTTTCGTGTAGAGATTATTACAAATTAA